The DNA region attttttttttcctgacctcAGCTAAACCCCAGAAACTGACTCACTAAAACTGTGGGGTTAAGAGCCACAATTTGAGATGTTGGCTGATATGAGCCCTAAATGTAAACCCTTGATCATTCTCCCAGCCCTCCGGTTAGGTGTCAGCGTGGTCGTCTCTCCAGACCTGCTTGCCACTTGCCTCCCCATCATCACCCCTTGACACAAGGCCCTGTACTCCACCCATCGGCATCGGAGCGCCAGGATGAAAATTTCCACCGCAACCTGCATTCTTCAACACACCAGATGTACCCAGCGCACACCTACAGTCAACCCCCCACACATGGAAGTGGGGGTTCAGAAGATCACAGAGCCTTCCGTCCCCCCACCTTGTCTCCCCGATTACTGCACCCAGCTGCACATCACCACCATCAGCAGCAACCGCATCATCCAACATCCCAGCAGGGGGCCATGGTCATGGACTTGCATGAACAGGTATGTGTTAGATCTgctttgtatttgtgtttgcgTTTGTGTCTGTGCCTGTGCATGTGATTTAACTGTTGTATTGTTTATTTCCAGCTTCAGCAGGGCAGCGGAGCAGTCTCCTACACTGTGACCCCTGTCACACCTCATGGCCTCACAGCACCGCTGTGTAACGGTCAACACCTTCCCCCTAGCTGCTCTTCACAACAACAGGTTCCTGCCTGTAGTGTGGTATTCAGTACTGGACAACACTATCACCCGGTGAGAGCACATAGGGGGAGTAGATGCGCTGTACTGTGCCTGTTAGAATCGGCAAATGCAAGAAATTTTCTTGTTTAACATTGCCTCCTTGTGACAGGATGTGGTATAGCAGGATCCGACACTGTGCATATTTCttgtcatccattttcagaTGCTGCAGGCATGTTCAATGCAACATTTGCCAGTGCCCTATGCCTTTCCCTCTCTGCTATCCAGCGACCCTCAGTTCCTTCTTTCCCCTCCACACCATCTGGCTCATCACCCACCACACCTCCACACCCACAGCCAGTTCTTGCCATTTCAAACACAACAGCAACGATCGGTAATAGATGGCATTGTTATAaatttagtttcattttttttccctcattaaattccaaatattgatttgttttttctcagCCTTTACAGAGGATTGAAAATGAGGTTGAACTTCTAGGAGAGCAGCTCTCGCTCAGTGGAGGATTTGGCTATGGCCATCACCACCATCGCCACCATCACCAGCCTCCTTCTACACTTCCACCCACCGCACCACTCCAGTTTCTTTCACACCATGAACCCCTGTCACAAGAGCTCTTCACCGTAGTAAGTCCATTGATTTAGTACTTTTATGTTGGTtttataatatattttgtttaaactTGAGATTTCTGATCTTCCACAGCCCTATCCTCACTTCTTGCCACGGCGATTCACCAGCCGACGCTACCCCGCTCGTTCCCAGCAAGCTGTGCCCCCTTCAAGCTTTCACCCAAGCTTCCTCCCATACTTCCTGTGAGTGTTTTTAACCTCAAGCTTGATGTTTGATTAAGAAGACATAAGGGAAACCTTCACCTTTATCTCTTTTCAACCAGGTCCATGCTTCCTGTCCCACAAAACGTAGCTCCCGCCATCAGTCTGGAGCTTGATGTTGATGATGGAGAGGTAGAAAACTATGAGGTAATCTGACTTTCTGTTCACAGCAACTCAGTTCTGTTGTTCTTGCAACTGTAACAACTCCTTAATATAAGTTATTTCTAAATGTTGACCCTTCCTGTTCTTTATGAAACTTCCAGGCCTTGCTGAACCTTGCAGAGCGTCTTGGAGAAGCCAAGCCACGTGGCCTAACTAAGGCCGATATAGAACAACTTCCATCATACAGGTTCAACCCCAACAACCACCAGTCTGAGCAAACACTGTGAGTGTCTTAAAAGCCGGGCTCATGTGCTGAAGTGATTCTGCTGCAGGTGCCAATGTTGTGTCAAAGCTCTGGAAGAAAATTAAACACTGTTAATAgtaatgtaaaagaaaaacaatacagaTGATAATACATGTACTTGTGTATTAGTTGTGTATTACCAATAATTAAACCAATAATAGGGGATATTCATCTGCATCAGTAAGTAATTACGTTGTCCAAAATTATGCACAATTGCACTTTAACAAACTCTCTAGTTTCATTGCTACCACAATTCTCATAAATATTAGATAAACTATCCGGCACTTCTGCTAAACGAGGcttatgacgacatgtacaccaggttggacatcaaataatgagaaaaggatctctacaggttggccagacagagggatagatatgggaaggatgtgcagcacgtaagggtgattaaggatagagatggtaaTGTGTTGCCTGCTGCCAGTAGTGTGTgcaatagatgaaaagaatactttgaggagttgatgaatgaagaccATGAGAgcaaaggaagagtagaagaggcaattGGAAGTGGCAACAATTAGCAAGGGACAAGTTATAAGgacattaaaaagaataaaaaatggaaaagcagtcgGTCTTAATGACAGACAGAATTCTAGCTAGTGAGAggatgcctgaggaatggaggaagcTGGcagaagatgtctggtgtgttatgtgacagaagagtctctgctaggatgaagggcaaactttataaaagagtggtgaggccggccacgatgtacggattagagatggtagcactgaagaaacaacaggaagcagagcttgaGGTGTTAGAagtaaagatgttgaggttctctctaggagtgagcaggttggataggattaaaaatgagctcattagagggacagccaaagttggaggttttggagacaagattcgagagagcagagttggatgttttggacatgtccagaggtgagagagtgagtatattagtagaaggatgctgaagatggagctcccaggcaaaagagtgagaggaagaccaaagagaaggttgatgaatgttgtgagggaagacatgagggcagtgggtgttagagaggaagatgcaggagataggcttacatgggaaaggatgtcacgctgtggcgaactcttaacaggacaagccgaaaggaaaagaagatctaGGCCACAGGTAAATGTGCTTATATTGTAGGCCTTagagcccgggtgtcatccctataaacattgtaaaatagatattgtaatgaaaaatacatataagttagtatatataaattataagtttttttattattaagacTCGCAAATATTGTAGATGATCAAACAATTAACAAAGCTGAAAacaacaaattacaaaaaaaaaaattgtatcagAATGGGGGAAATTACAAGTCATTAAACGAATCCCCAAAAACTATTAAACTACTTAAAATgaatgtataaaaaatatactggagACAGGCAACCTATGGAGGGAAAGAGTGCTACATTTATGTGCAGGCGGAAACAAAAAGTAACAGAAAGTACAAACACCCTTGTTTAGATACCAGGTTTTTGTAAGGTGGTTTAAGGTGAGTCAGgtttttttgctgtttaaatCTCCCAGTTTGTTCCCGTCTTAAAATTGTAATGGACACCGACGAAAACTTTGCCTTTAAATGCTGGTCATGTTAAATTGTTATCTGCACACCTGGCACCATTTTAAAGTGGCTGTAAATTAACCCAAatcaagttcagatgttctcGTCGGCTTCATCTTTCAGAATATCAATGACCCAAAGACCCACACGCTAAAAGCTACAAAAGAATGGGTTCCCCAGAAGATAAAGGTTTTGGAATGGCTCAGCCagagtccagacctgaatctgAAAATTTATGGGATGATCTGAAGAGGTTTGTGAACAGGAGATTCCCctatacagtgaggaaaataagtatttgaacacgctgcgaTTTTCCAAGTTTtctcactttgaaatcatggaggggtctgaaattttcatcataggtgcatgtctactgtgagacaTAATctacagtttaaaaaacaaacaaacaaaaaaaagatttttaaacatgtatttgtatgttactgctgcaaataagtatttatcaCCTGCAAACCACCAACAATTCTggtcctcaaagacctgttagttcgcctCTAAAAGGTCAACCTACACTCCACTTACAGTTCTAAATTAGAATGAACTGTTTGAGATCATTAAatgcaattattagaaaatggaagaagctaaacatgactgagTTCATTGTGAACACCGcgtcttgcctgaagatagctgggttagtctccagcacacccatgaccctagtgaggataagtagaaCTGAAAAAGACTGAATGAATGTTTAAAAGTAACTGTTCAACCAATT from Syngnathoides biaculeatus isolate LvHL_M chromosome 9, ASM1980259v1, whole genome shotgun sequence includes:
- the rnf38 gene encoding E3 ubiquitin-protein ligase RNF38, whose translation is MPIAATGQPTTQEPRVCPWLPSTPDPVPKGADLFEEAGATESLERTEYGDAEGGRGVRDYSYSHSDIRSLQPASNSSPPQSPAASPSVLLHPLHSHQMAMEPPRTRSRSRSGYYQHYNGGSGITGSGVIGTNQQHPQQQQQLQQHGAGGCAPFGAHSSQAENQQRTPGGNASPGIQRLPSVPGALCIPTEGASGGSYHCHPDLTYVDNDKSEESPSPKRQRLSGHAVLEQLTSSAPPSSTPSPPIRPWELGPPSRRQSHPHAHYHQERSLTPARHRRSPPVRCQRGRLSRPACHLPPHHHPLTQGPVLHPSASERQDENFHRNLHSSTHQMYPAHTYSQPPTHGSGGSEDHRAFRPPTLSPRLLHPAAHHHHQQQPHHPTSQQGAMVMDLHEQLQQGSGAVSYTVTPVTPHGLTAPLCNGQHLPPSCSSQQQVPACSVVFSTGQHYHPMLQACSMQHLPVPYAFPSLLSSDPQFLLSPPHHLAHHPPHLHTHSQFLPFQTQQQRSPLQRIENEVELLGEQLSLSGGFGYGHHHHRHHHQPPSTLPPTAPLQFLSHHEPLSQELFTVPYPHFLPRRFTSRRYPARSQQAVPPSSFHPSFLPYFLSMLPVPQNVAPAISLELDVDDGEVENYEALLNLAERLGEAKPRGLTKADIEQLPSYRFNPNNHQSEQTLCVVCMCDFESRQLLRVLPCNHEFHAKCVDKWLKANRTCPICRADASEVQRDSE